A portion of the Pomacea canaliculata isolate SZHN2017 linkage group LG13, ASM307304v1, whole genome shotgun sequence genome contains these proteins:
- the LOC112553784 gene encoding enhancer of mRNA-decapping protein 3-like has protein sequence MSLDWIGSIVSINCGPTLGFYQGQVTAIDSSEQTVTISQAFRNGIKSNIENITICASDIKDLQILKTREEAHDIVNKASTPSCLSKETLQSVLPKCPSPVKVVHACGVPKTGFLEGNKTNNSLNRNADTGISPVANLSQATNGKHVRRALVQDGDSQGKTRQTPEQEFRQRRNSASESNRRTPDSKNRKISTPKKIERSTKKGGQREDCFSAPAESFLTEFDFEKNLALFDKKAVFEEIENGIISSESPVERKPAKYRHNENVLPSQPTEKRQIRLPGATNKEFYTDSGLLVPSVSLELRNHIVEAAYQQGFTQERIIEMFGRSAAEMIMQLLGGSHRLTPTNDHQRPTVVFLCGPHFQGALGVNCARQLSNHGTDVIVFAQVFQQTDQSLKNELKLLEFSSAKHVTKVKDLPSKAVDMVINALDTHGPNLLACQDWYNSVSSWVQSRRTPCLAFDPSVDGSAFPSHWALGLVLPLDLPSSCGKQYLCDVGLPSGIFQKVGIEYSPPFCHKFYIALN, from the exons ATGAGTTTGGATTGGATAGGCAGCATAGTGTCCATTAACTGTGGGCCTACCCTTGGATTTTACCAAGGACAGGTCACTGCAATTGACTCTTCAGAACAGACTGTAACCATTAGCCAGGCTTTCCGCAATGGTATCAAatcaaatattgaaaacatcACGATATG TGCATCAGACATCAAAGATCTTCAGATactgaaaacaagagaagaggCTCATGATATTGTCAATAAAGCTTCAACTCCATCATGTCTGTCCAAGGAGACATTGCAGTCTGTTCTTCCCAAATGTCCATCCCCTGTAAAAGTGGTGCATGCATGTGGTGTGCCAAAAACTGGATTCCTTGAAggaaacaagacaaacaacTCTTTAAACAGGAATGCAGACACTGGTATAAGTCCTGTAGCTAACCTGTCTCAGGCCACGAATGGGAAACATGTTAGGAGGGCACTTGTCCAAGATGGTGATTCACAAGGAAAGACCCGACAGACACCAGAACAAGAATTTCGACAGAGGAGGAATTCAG ccTCGGAAAGCAACAGGCGAACACCTGATTCAAAAAATCGAAAGATCAGTACTCCAAAAAAAATAGAGCGTTCAACCAAGAAAGGTGGTCAGCGGGAAGACTGTTTCAGTGCACCAGCAGAATCTTTCCTCACAGAATTTGATTTTGAGAAAAATCTTGCGTTGTTTGATAAGAAAGCTGTGTTTGAAGAAATTGAAAATGGGATCATTTCATCGGAGTCCCCAGTAGAACGAAAACCTGCCAAGTATCGTCATAATGAAAATGTCTTGCCTTCCCAACCTACAGAAAAGCGTCAAATTCGACTACCTGGTGCtacaaataaagaattttacaCTG ATTCTGGGTTGTTGGTACCTAGTGTTTCTTTAGAGTTGAGGAATCACATCGTTGAGGCAGCATATCAGCAGGGCTTCACACAGGAGCGAATCATTGAAATGTTTGGGAGATCTGCAGCTGAAATGATTATGCAGCTACTTGGAGGAAGTCACAG ACTGACTCCTACCAATGATCATCAACGTCCCACAGTTGTCTTCCTTTGTGGGCCTCACTTCCAGGGGGCACTGGGAGTGAATTGTGCCCGGCAGCTGTCCAACCATGGCACAGACGTCATAGTATTTGCCCAAGTCTTTCAACAGACAGATCAATCATTAAAGAATGAACTTAAACTTTTGGAGTTTTCTTCAGCAAAGCATGTCACCAAGGTCAAAG ATCTGCCAAGCAAAGCAGTAGATATGGTGATCAATGCACTGGACACGCATGGACCAAATCTTCTAGCTTGTCAAGACTGGTATAACTCAGTTTCATCTTGGGTGCAGTCCCGGCGAACTCCATGCTTGGCATTTGATCCTAGTGTTGACGGCTCTGCTTTCCCATCACACTGGGCCCTAGGTCTGGTTTTACCTCTTGATCTTCCCTCTTCCTGTGGGAAACAGTACTTGTGTGATGTAGGCCTACCTAGTGGAATTTTTCAGAAGGTAGGAATTGAATACAGTCCTCCATTTTGCCACAAATTCTACATTGCTCTCAATTGA